GATGTGATTGTTTATCATCCCATGATATGTGTTCTTAATTATCGTGTATCCCTCTTTCCTTATTAAGGGACAATAGCACAGTTAGTAACCAGTAATTCCTTCCTTCTGGAAATGGAGTTAAAGAACTGCaatggaaaaaattaaaaaatttatgAAAGATTTTGAGtgtttaataatgcaaaatatcCCATGGATTTGGGCATACTGAAAAAGCACAAACcatctgcttttatttaaaaaaaaacaaaccctaaattGCCAAATGGCTGCTTCTGTTAAAATGAATTTTCTAAGTTCCTGTTTCTGAGCGGGACAGTGCCTTAACGTTATGAGCAAGCACTTTAATTTGCAGAAGTCAAAGACACAGCCAGACCTATCTTACTCTTTGTTTTTGGGGTTGTGTAACTCCAGAAGACCAGAGCGACTGTCTTCTTTGCATTACGGCCGGTCTACAGAAACAagaaacattcatttaaattgaCAGGTAATTGATTGATCCGAGCAGGATTTGGTGAGTACACATTGGCATCTTTATAAATCTATTATACAGGAGTTCCTAGTCTGACACTGGGAATCATACTATTCTATCAAGCCACTGACTTAAACATCATTCCTGTCAATAGCAGCTACGTGATCCTGTCATTGGAATGAGTTGCTAGAAATGATGCCAATGCAAATTGCCTGTCTACTTGCTGTATATGGCACCACACTATTGTTTTGCTACTAACTGTATTTGTAAGTATGAGGTTATTCTTGTTATGATGTTGATTTTCAAGCAGCATTGGGACTGTGCGAGGCAAATAGGTTTTTCATATTGAATGTCTTTTCcatatataatacatatcatttttGAGTACATGGtctaaatgttgtaaaaataaacaagtaacaGAACACTATTTAAAACACGGCCTGTCGGTTATTCTAGCATTGAGCTCctaaacacagtttttgttcgGTACTTCAGCCATGTCTTTAGCTATAGATATCACGGAAAAAGTaattttactgtacatgtgtttttgGTACAGATGAACAGCATGTGTGAATGCACCAGGATTTTCAAAACCATCAGAGAGTTGGCCAGGCAAAATTGTTTGTTCTAGTAGTGTCACAAAgtcttcataaaataaaacaatgatgcAAACTGGGAATAAACAACTCAGGGTGCTTGAAAAGCTGATAAACTTGAAAAATACCAGcgttcaaagttttttttttttttatgctttctaGAACAAAACATGCACCTTTTGTACTAGGGACTATGAATTTGTTCAAGTATGACATGCGTAATGTGTCCGATGAAGTCACTGGCACTTTTTTAAGTAGAGGAAGTAACACTGATGTACGTTGCTGATTTCCACAGCatgctatttatatatatatgtgtgtgtgggtgggtgaaATTCTGTATCATTGAGCCACAAAAGTCAATTTCCCTCCTCCTGTTTGCATAGCTGCTAGGAACTTTGAAGTGTATTCTGAAACAGGACACAGTGCTGGCATGATTAAGCTAACCCTTTCCCTCATTGACACAGCCATGCTAGCAGAGGGCTTCATCAGGGTGATTGGATACCAGGACAGCAGGTACACAACCACTCCCGTGAGCCTCCACTGTCAGGATGGAGGGAAGAACCAGCAGGATGCACTGATAAGAGACTTTGCATTGGCGGAGTTCCCAGAGTATACTGAAGCAACACAAGGTATGCACTTGAGGGCTTTCAGTATCAGGGTATAGTTAAGCTATAGGGTTAGAGTACTGTATCTTGTTGTaactctgtttaattattcaaaGCAATTAGGAGGGAGTTGAACTTAAAATCAAAATATGTAAGCAATTAAGTAGAATACAGTAGACTATAATATGTTATGTGCCCCACAGGCACAAAAGAATGTTATCTACTATTTCACTAATAGATATTTTCCACTGCAGAGAGAACTTGGCCAGGGTAGTGGAATAAATCCAGTTGCTCTTCTTCAATAGCTGGACATCCACAAATAGCCATAAATACTGTTTTAGAAGTGAGCTAACGTTTTCTCTACTACTATTTAGCAGAGAAAAATACAGAGCTTTCTCCGGCACAGAAGTCCAGTGATTCTCTTAAGCAGCCCTCTCCACTAACTCGACGGCTGCAGTTTCCATCTTACAAACAGAAAGTGTCCTGCGCTCGTCCTATTCCTGCCAGTCCCCAAGACAGCTACAATGGACTAGAGCTTTACCGTTCCTGGTCTTGCACAAGTATCTGCAAGAACTATCCGGACCTCCAGATCCGAGGGGATCACGTTGGGAACGTCAGCTCTGTTGGTTCTGGATTAGCTGTAAAGGAATATGAGTATGAGACCTGTAATGGACCTCTTTTACAATCTGGAGACCTGGAAGATCTGGAGCTGGAACAGTCCACTCCAAATCACCAGGAGGATGAGCTGTACCGAGATGAACTATCGGATGAAGGCTACTTAGCTCAGGACCGCAGCATTACTTTGCAGCAGGAGCCCCTCTCCAACTCCATGCTCAACAGTTATCTGGAGAAGAAGGTGCTGGAGGTCTACAAGCAGTACCTGGAGGAGAGTTTGACCAAGTGTGCCTCCCCCAGTCACACGTTGGCCCCTAGCTTTGTCATGCAGAACGTCAACCAGATCAGCATGCTGATCTCTCAGGAGAAGAAGATGGAAACCTCCAAGGTTCGGAGCATGGTCCTTAACTACCTGTTCAGCGCCATCAGCGGGAACAGCTCTGAGTTCAGCACGCCCAATCTGCACTTCTCAAACCTGGAGCAGAAGAGATATCCAGAGCCCTCCAAGAAAAAGACCACGATTAGCCATCAAGCCTTGTAGAAACTGAAATTAACAGTACTTCTCACACATTACAGAAGTGGCTCTAAATCCCACCACTTTAGAACAATTTGAAAAATACCAGTGCATTACCAAATAGAAACAGTAACAGACAAATTCAGAGAAAACAGTATTAGCATAAATGGCAACTCAGTGAATttagaacaaatattgcacagcGGTCCCGACATGCAACATGACGTTAGACCCAACGATAAGTGACCAGTGTGAATTGATTGGCACGGGAACATTGGCAtgccaaaaaatataaaaatgttaacacTGCTTTCCAGTGTACATAACAAAATGTaacaacatttcaacaaacaagcGTATCTATTTCAAAGATTCTGAAATATTTCTCATGCTACAATTACTCAGTAACGTTctaaaaaaaagagacacatgCTACGAGTTTGTTCTTAAGAGTTAGATTGTACTTTTATCAGCACAACAAGTCTAAGAACAAAATACAACGAACACATACAGCATAGAGGAGCAATAAAGTTTGTAGCACATTCTTTTTAAACCTGTGTTGGTAGTGGGAATGGGAAAATCGCTGAACACCAAGATGTTTGTGAAAGTTTTTAACCAGTGCTCAATGCGATCAGAGAGAATatgatttataaaatgaaaaaggaatGACAAAATTGACTGTAGGGGGCAAAATAAGGACtagggttgagaaacactgctgcacctatttaagcaaattagcacaattactataattattttaaacccTATGTGTGAAATGTAGAGAATCCCATTATATTTATTCCAGAATTCAGTTATTATCAGAAAATTCAGTTGCAGGTATTTTTGAGTAAAATTGTTTATTGTGGTACAGTGTTACAAAAAACAGCTCACTTCTATATACTCCTGTGAAGCAAGCatttagtactgtatttgtaaaagtCATTATAAAGTTAATTGCTTTAAAATTCTACAGGTGAAGCACATCCGTATGTTTGTTTTATCTGCAGACTGTATTTCAAAATTGtctatttctattttgtttttagtgaCTACATTTCCAGTGCTTGCTTCTATGATCTTactgaaatttaaataaaatatcaataggTGAACAAATGCTGTGTTTCTGTTTAAGAAATAgattaaaaatggaaaatacagGTACAAAAGAATTATCCTAAGTGTCTGTCTTGTGTAATAGGTTAAATTATTAGGGTAGATTTGATGTTcaaaaaagcatagcaaagtaataTTTTAAAGGTGCCCCATACATTTGAAAAGGCGTCACCTTTCATGTTCTCAGTGGTCTCAAGTCTTGCAAGTGTGGTTTAACCTATCAGAGGTTCagaaatatgatttttaaaaaaaaatgcaatatttcagCTGCAATGCAGAAGTGGGCGGTTTCAACTCGACCGTGCTGGTATATTAATATTCACGGGATTAAGAGTGACAGTTCCGCACGTGTAGTATATCTCACAACAGCTTTCAAAAGCATTCCTTTTGTAAGAGCATTATTTGGGAATACAATAAATTCTGTGGTACACTGTGGTAAGAGCATAGTGAAGAGTATTAAACAGAGGGGCACTGGCAGAAGGGTGTGACCATAGCAAAACACAGATAGGTAGGGGAAATCACACATACACAGTAAATCCACAATGTAAGCAATGGAAAATCATTATAAAGTGTATAATGACCATGCACATGcactatgttaaaaaaagaacTTTAGGAAAGGCATTAAAATACctaatacatttcttacaaatGGTTTTTTACTGAACTAAAATCTAACACAGGgcttaaatttcagttttttttttttttgtattgcactaGTGCCAGTTAATTCCtcctatttatttctttaacagAGAAATTATTATCAAAGTGCTGTATTATATGCATGTACCTTGACAAAggcaaatgcattgtttttaactaGATCCCCCCCATCCCCCTCCAGCAAAATGAAACTGAGAAGCTGACACACTCTAGAACAACAATTCGAAAGctacacaaacagaaatatttGTAAGGGTTCCTTTAGGATAACAAGGTACAGTATTAATTGCTAGAGAACCTCTCCGAATGACTGTGATAATCAGACAAAGGGGACAGTACAAAAACTAAGCAAATCATATCTAAATTAAAGCTACTTACAGTTTAACTCATGTATTAGGTTCCAGACAATTCATCTTTTTGGCTGcctgctgtttgggtgtggaaaCCACAGATTCGCCGGAAACAAGGTTTGGTCAAAGCTAGTGCATGGGAATCAGGGATGTAGTGCCCTTGAGGCAGGGAGGGTTGTGTTATTAGAGATGCTGGAAGAGAGTGGAAGGCCTTCTCCCAGTTAATATGAAACGGAACGCAGTGAACACCTAGTTCCAGAGGACCTTGCATTCAAAGGGTCTTGGAAACTAATGAAAAGGATAATTACTTGACAGCAACAAAAAGGAATCTGCTTCCCATGTAACAGTAAGCAAGGACGAACGGTTCTTAATGGTGCTCATCAAGCCAAACAGACACCAACAACAAAGACAGCAGCTGACATGTCTATTAGTGTTCTGATCCcacagtttctttctttctttttactgttGTTATCACATGTGTTGAGCGTTTCTACAGAAAGGACAGGCTTGTGCTGACAAGGTTACTAAGGTTACTAACAAAATTAAAGCCTCTACAGATTTAACTGTTCTGAAGGATCACAAGGATATGGACAGCAGCAAGGTCAATACTGACAAAGTTAATAAAAATGCTAGGTTAGTTTAAATGAGGGGGGGCAGGGTTATGAGTGCTAGTGGAGAGCTGTTGAGAAACCCTGGATGCAGTGGGTGTCTTAGTCATAGGAAAGTTTTCTTCAGTGTTATTTGGTCAAAATGTTTAcctgaaataataatgataatgataataataatagttatttattattattattattattattattattattattattattattattattattattattattattattattatgttaaaacatttttatattatacattCAATAGACTATACTCCTGTTATTTTAATCTTGTAACTTGTACACAGTTGGTTTTTAATCTTTAATCCACGGGGAGTGTCCgataaataaaaaagactgtcAATAAAGCCAATTAACTGTGGTCATATCCAAGTAAATCATTGTAGGATAAATTGGGGCACTGAAGTAAATAATTTCACATTCAATACACAACAACATGAGCATATCACAATTGTTTGCAAGTTAGCCTGATGAGAAAGAATCACTAAAAACTCATGTTCATGTTTGGCACCGGCATCAAACTCAACATGAAATTAAAGGTCAGAGAAGAGTGTTGACAAGCCAGCTTAAAGAGTAACTCCCTGCACCACCAAGGGAATCAGCCTGGAGCTGAACAGGAATTGAGGGGCATCGTATTCTGTATTGATCACTGGGACAATAAATACATGTTCCCACTAGGGAGGCTGCACTGCAAGCACACTGTCAAGGACTATCGATTCTACCTGGCGTAAGCCTTGGGCTGTTAGATTTGCTACTGTCAGGCTGCAGCTTAGCTTCCAGCACTGCATGGAAGAGTGGCATGTCTGGAGAGTTACACTGCAGTAATTAAAGAGCACTGCCGCGGGGCCTTCCTGTAACAGAAGCAGGCTTTATGGAAACACCAAGGCCAGTCCTGTCACAATAATCAACTACTTAAGTCTGCAGAAGCTCCAGCTTCAGTCAACCTGGGAAACTTAGAGTTCCTCTTAAGGAGGGTGAAGCGCTGTAGCATACAAGGGCACTGTATCGACAGCGGCTGGGTGCTCAGACACACCTACTGGTCTCCTTATATAAGTATACTAgtcatggtaaaagcacagcaaagttttGGAAAGCACTGTAAAAGCTAAGTAAACCATAcacaaagctatatatatattatatatatattatatatatatagatatataatatatatacgatatatatatatatatatatatatatatatatatatatatggaaactcTGTGGTTACCCTTAAATGCAAaatataagcatgggaaaagtcTGGTAATCTGTGAAAATGACAGTGTACATTTACCatggaaacttttacaagggctaTGCAGCAGTGGCAAAGCAATACATTTGAACAGATGACAGGAGGTAAGGTATATTTAAGTGTTATTCATTTTTTGCTTAAGTTTAgtgaatatatactgtagttacttatttatgaactaaaaaaaaaattcaataaagatctgatacataattaatattattgACATTTTTGATAAAGGCAAATATGTAGTTTATAGGTATCATATATTATTAACTACCtgttaacacaaaagaaacaacatttgCTAATATGTCAGTAAAGTAGTTGTaaacaataaactaaaacagTGTCCCTTTAAATAACAAAACTTGGAACAGCTTAAATTCAAGTAACAACAGCAATACAGATTTGATTTGGGTAACTTGTGAGAATTGCTTGAAAATGTTTAAGATTTTTGCTTCAACATTTGCCAGAACACAATGCCAGAAGTTGCCCTGTGATTTGCTTATTTCTTGTCCACTTGTAGTTCTGAGAGTCAGATTGCACTGAGAACTCAGAGAACTACAACTCCCACACTGCCTTGAGTCTACAAAACAGGGGGAAGTGAAGTTGATGCTCCAGAACCTCCCTTCCCATTAttcttcattcatttttcaaagcaatatTTCCTAATCATTTCTTGGAACACAATATGTCATTTCCCTCTGTTGTCTTAACAAATATTATGTTTCCTTTCCTTTATGTTAgatttgcagaaaaaaagcaacactcCCTTATCTTGCaatatattgtgttatattattttaaaaacttaaagGGGTGTTTACACACAGAACTTTCACTTCCCATATTAAAGTTTGCCCTGGCAAATTTCCATTGCAGTATATTATGCTTTGCACATGCTTATTTGCAATTTCCCAGTGGTTTAACATAAGTCTTCTTGTCTGTGGTTTCCATTGCTTGGTTGCGCTTTGAATTACATCCACTATGATCTATGTTATCACCACATTACTGTAATACAGTTATAAGGGTAGGGGCAAGGCTCATACTATATGTATGTTGCTCTTGTTAGGGTAATTAAGTGctaattacattttgatttgtgcATTGGGgaacagaacaagaaaaaaaaaacatttctatcaCTGGCTTGTTGTTTAGATCTGTGATACGCTGGCTGCTGCTCATCACTGGTTAACAAAACTGAAGTCAAGTTTACAGATCAAGCTAGAAAACTTGAttatgtaagaaaaataaaaaacctgagcTTACTGTTTTCTGTCAACCAGCGACAGCACCTAAGTGATGGCAATCAATACGCATGTCAGTCACTGCATGGTGTCATTGAGAGTGGGAATGATCATTGCCTGCTGCATTCTGGTATATTAATAAGGAAGAGAAAAAGAAGGAAATCTCTAAAACATCTCTTAAGCCCATTAAGTGTCATTGTCCTCAGGCTCTTTGtaaattttttggagcatttttaactggcacctacctgttatttaaatattctctttaactatattgttatcaTAATTTATTCTAACGTTGTTAACTGGAAACATTTAGTCAAAATGTAGTGTATccaattacataaatacagcttgtgttctgcttttttttaaacaaaaattaatttgaTATTTAATGGGTTAAATCCTGCACAAAGTTATCCCACCTACACTATTGGATCGAAGTAGGGTCCAGGTGGAAATAAGACACACAGCTGTAGTTAGGTTGCATTGTAGAATGTCTTCTTTCTACACattcagaaagtttttttttaacgaGTCTGCCTTATCTTAGCACTTAAAAGTTGGAAGATAATTTGACCTGATTAGCTAGCGttaatccctgtttttttttttgttgttttttgttttttttttacaattgcaatTCTGACCTTGGAAGTTGCAAACAGTGCTGTTCAAGGCTAACAGGCAGCCAAGAATATAAAAGGATCTATCAgcgctcttctctctctctctctctctctctctctctctctctctctctctctctctctctctctctctctctctctctctctcgtaacATCATAACAGTTCAGCGTGAGCAAGAGGACGTAGTGCTGATGGCTTCCAGCTCAAACCCCAGTCTGCTGCTGATGGGCAGGTGCAGCTGTCAGGGGCAGGAAAAGTGTAGCACCAGCATTCTCTACCAGCTCCTGAACCAGGGCTGCCAGTGTGGGGCTGCCCAAGAGAGGGCGAAATTATCCCTGCGGGTCACTAGCCAGGCAGCCTCTGAGGTACTGCTGAAAACGATGGAGTTTGTAAAGAAGCTGCCCTCCTTCCTGGCACTGGTCCTCCAGGACCAAGCCAAGCTTCTCCAGGCAGGCTGGGCGCCACTCTTTTTGCTGGGTTTAGCTCAGGAGAAGGTGGACTTCCACTTGGCATCACCCAAGAAGAGCATCCTGCTGGGGATCCTGacagaaaagcagcagcagcagggagacTCTGGAGGACAATACAGGGAGAAGCTGGGGAAAGCCAAAGAGTTCTTGAAAGGGTGCTGGAGTCTGGATATAAGCACCAATGAATATGTCTATCTCAAAGGGAT
This window of the Polyodon spathula isolate WHYD16114869_AA chromosome 7, ASM1765450v1, whole genome shotgun sequence genome carries:
- the LOC121318772 gene encoding TLR adapter interacting with SLC15A4 on the lysosome-like isoform X1, with the protein product MIKLTLSLIDTAMLAEGFIRVIGYQDSRYTTTPVSLHCQDGGKNQQDALIRDFALAEFPEYTEATQAEKNTELSPAQKSSDSLKQPSPLTRRLQFPSYKQKVSCARPIPASPQDSYNGLELYRSWSCTSICKNYPDLQIRGDHVGNVSSVGSGLAVKEYEYETCNGPLLQSGDLEDLELEQSTPNHQEDELYRDELSDEGYLAQDRSITLQQEPLSNSMLNSYLEKKVLEVYKQYLEESLTKCASPSHTLAPSFVMQNVNQISMLISQEKKMETSKVRSMVLNYLFSAISGNSSEFSTPNLHFSNLEQKRYPEPSKKKTTISHQAL
- the LOC121318772 gene encoding TLR adapter interacting with SLC15A4 on the lysosome-like isoform X2, which encodes MIKLTLSLIDTAMLAEGFIRVIGYQDSRYTTTPVSLHCQDGGKNQQDALIRDFALAEFPEYTEATQEKNTELSPAQKSSDSLKQPSPLTRRLQFPSYKQKVSCARPIPASPQDSYNGLELYRSWSCTSICKNYPDLQIRGDHVGNVSSVGSGLAVKEYEYETCNGPLLQSGDLEDLELEQSTPNHQEDELYRDELSDEGYLAQDRSITLQQEPLSNSMLNSYLEKKVLEVYKQYLEESLTKCASPSHTLAPSFVMQNVNQISMLISQEKKMETSKVRSMVLNYLFSAISGNSSEFSTPNLHFSNLEQKRYPEPSKKKTTISHQAL
- the LOC121318772 gene encoding TLR adapter interacting with SLC15A4 on the lysosome-like isoform X3; translation: MLAEGFIRVIGYQDSRYTTTPVSLHCQDGGKNQQDALIRDFALAEFPEYTEATQAEKNTELSPAQKSSDSLKQPSPLTRRLQFPSYKQKVSCARPIPASPQDSYNGLELYRSWSCTSICKNYPDLQIRGDHVGNVSSVGSGLAVKEYEYETCNGPLLQSGDLEDLELEQSTPNHQEDELYRDELSDEGYLAQDRSITLQQEPLSNSMLNSYLEKKVLEVYKQYLEESLTKCASPSHTLAPSFVMQNVNQISMLISQEKKMETSKVRSMVLNYLFSAISGNSSEFSTPNLHFSNLEQKRYPEPSKKKTTISHQAL
- the LOC121318773 gene encoding nuclear receptor subfamily 0 group B member 2-like, translated to MASSSNPSLLLMGRCSCQGQEKCSTSILYQLLNQGCQCGAAQERAKLSLRVTSQAASEVLLKTMEFVKKLPSFLALVLQDQAKLLQAGWAPLFLLGLAQEKVDFHLASPKKSILLGILTEKQQQQGDSGGQYREKLGKAKEFLKGCWSLDISTNEYVYLKGIVLFSPAVPGLLCPHHIHYLQQEAKMTLQEHLSSLHPDAPSRLAQLLLTLDSLQAISARGITELFF